Proteins encoded together in one Neobacillus sp. FSL H8-0543 window:
- a CDS encoding ABC transporter permease: MELLDLSFFTSAIRMISPILLAALGGALCARVGIFNVGLEGLILAGAFSAIVGNYFSGNVFVAVIVGALGSILVSLLFGLASIRFKANPIVAGIAINFLVLGLTTFGLRAIFDVKGAFYDKNMEGLPKLDIPVIEGIPVVGKLLSGHSPLVYIAFLAAILLYIFFYRTVTGFRVLAVGKNEAAARSLGLRVTVLQYGAIVACGILCGLAGAQLSLGQVTMFTEGMTAGRGFIALVAMMLGQSHPIGIVGSSLLFGLMDALSIRLQGFSMPTQFTAMLPYIITIFAMFFLKNRGADSQLSGQQSSR; the protein is encoded by the coding sequence ATGGAGCTGCTTGATCTCTCATTTTTCACGTCAGCCATCCGTATGATCAGTCCTATTCTTTTGGCTGCTCTAGGAGGAGCATTATGTGCACGCGTTGGAATCTTTAATGTTGGCCTTGAGGGTTTAATTTTAGCAGGTGCCTTTTCCGCAATCGTTGGAAATTACTTTAGCGGCAACGTGTTTGTAGCGGTTATAGTAGGTGCACTGGGATCTATCCTTGTATCACTATTATTTGGTTTGGCATCCATTCGTTTTAAAGCAAACCCAATCGTAGCAGGTATTGCCATCAACTTTTTAGTTCTTGGTTTGACCACGTTTGGTCTTCGAGCCATTTTTGATGTGAAAGGAGCCTTTTATGATAAAAACATGGAAGGACTTCCGAAGCTGGACATCCCGGTGATTGAAGGAATTCCAGTTGTCGGGAAACTTCTATCGGGCCATTCACCACTCGTATATATCGCCTTTCTAGCAGCAATTTTGTTGTACATATTCTTTTACCGTACCGTTACAGGCTTTCGAGTTCTTGCGGTTGGGAAAAATGAAGCAGCTGCCAGAAGCCTTGGTTTAAGAGTTACTGTTTTACAATATGGAGCGATTGTGGCGTGTGGAATTCTTTGTGGTTTGGCAGGTGCGCAGCTCTCACTTGGACAGGTCACTATGTTTACAGAAGGAATGACGGCTGGAAGAGGCTTTATCGCTCTTGTGGCGATGATGTTAGGTCAATCCCACCCGATTGGCATTGTTGGATCGAGCTTATTATTCGGTCTTATGGATGCGTTGAGCATTAGACTTCAGGGCTTTTCGATGCCAACCCAATTTACGGCGATGCTTCCTTATATTATCACCATCTTCGCGATGTTCTTCCTAAAGAATCGCGGGGCAGACTCACAGCTTTCAGGGCAGCAAAGCTCTAGGTAA
- a CDS encoding ABC transporter permease has product MNLQRKLQQLLKSLVQPVTAVLIGLLTGAVAISLVGASVLETYKVMWDGAFGNFYFVTATLARATPIILIGLGLVLAFRAGVFNMGAEGQMVLGAVSAALAALYVPGSGIIKMLAALAAGFLAGGLWSLLAGWMETRFKVQLLISTLLLNYVAVLFAGYLVSEPFQDKSGSAALAQTPMIDQVAWLPKLFQGMSVHMGLVIAIVVAIILFIILRFTSAGYEVRMLGYNPFFAEYGGINKTKVLLYSMFFSGGIAGLAGTVEVLGSHYRYVEGSLTVPGYAWTGLMAALLANSHPLGTAVAAILLAALQTGAMGMERNTEVPLEIASVIQGVLILFVTAKITINWWKIKKKAGDIHGAA; this is encoded by the coding sequence ATGAATCTTCAACGAAAACTACAACAACTGCTTAAATCGTTGGTACAGCCTGTAACGGCCGTGTTAATTGGACTTTTGACAGGGGCAGTTGCCATTAGTCTAGTAGGGGCATCTGTTTTGGAAACCTATAAAGTCATGTGGGACGGGGCATTCGGTAATTTTTACTTTGTTACCGCCACACTTGCTCGTGCCACTCCTATTATATTAATAGGTTTAGGATTGGTCCTTGCCTTTCGAGCAGGTGTCTTCAATATGGGAGCTGAAGGGCAAATGGTGTTAGGTGCCGTCAGTGCTGCCCTTGCTGCTTTATATGTTCCGGGGTCTGGGATCATCAAGATGCTGGCTGCATTGGCGGCTGGGTTTTTAGCTGGTGGCTTATGGTCACTCCTAGCGGGGTGGATGGAAACTAGATTCAAAGTACAATTACTGATTTCTACGTTACTCTTAAACTATGTAGCTGTATTATTTGCAGGGTATTTAGTTTCGGAGCCGTTTCAAGACAAAAGTGGATCGGCTGCATTAGCACAGACCCCCATGATTGATCAGGTTGCATGGCTGCCTAAGTTATTCCAAGGTATGAGTGTTCATATGGGATTAGTTATTGCAATTGTTGTGGCGATTATTCTATTTATAATTCTACGATTTACATCAGCTGGGTATGAAGTAAGAATGCTAGGTTATAACCCATTTTTTGCTGAATACGGCGGGATTAATAAAACAAAGGTGCTTCTTTACAGCATGTTCTTTAGCGGCGGGATCGCCGGACTAGCTGGGACAGTTGAAGTCCTCGGATCACACTATCGATATGTGGAAGGTTCCCTGACCGTACCAGGTTATGCATGGACAGGGTTAATGGCAGCACTTTTGGCGAACTCCCATCCTCTGGGTACAGCGGTCGCGGCGATTCTGCTAGCGGCACTTCAAACCGGTGCAATGGGAATGGAGCGAAATACCGAGGTTCCGTTGGAAATCGCCAGTGTGATTCAAGGAGTTCTTATTCTTTTTGTTACAGCAAAGATCACCATTAACTGGTGGAAAATAAAGAAGAAAGCAGGTGACATCCATGGAGCTGCTTGA
- a CDS encoding nucleoside phosphorylase, with protein sequence MTKQLPNLKVASDILPDRVLVCGDPSRAKMIADLLDNPVQLAQNREYHTYSGSWNGKQVAVVSHGVGAPGAAVCFEELIMGGVQFIIRVGTAGSYQKEIKPGSLVVSTAAVSCDGLTKQIVPHGFPAVADRKVVEALTNAAVLTEENIPVKEGITLTLDAFYSGVLEFPHQLYKKAGVVAVDMENSALFVIASIKGVQAGAILAIDGYADAELREEYNPHNDLVSHAVEAEMQIALDAITAL encoded by the coding sequence TTGACTAAACAATTGCCAAATTTAAAAGTAGCATCAGATATACTGCCAGATCGTGTTCTAGTATGCGGGGATCCGAGTCGGGCGAAAATGATCGCCGATTTACTAGATAATCCAGTTCAACTAGCCCAAAATCGCGAGTACCATACTTATAGCGGAAGCTGGAATGGGAAACAGGTTGCGGTAGTCAGCCATGGTGTGGGAGCACCTGGGGCAGCGGTATGTTTTGAAGAACTTATTATGGGTGGCGTACAGTTCATCATTCGAGTAGGAACAGCAGGATCTTATCAAAAAGAGATTAAACCGGGAAGTCTTGTGGTAAGCACCGCTGCAGTAAGCTGTGATGGATTAACGAAACAAATTGTCCCTCATGGATTCCCTGCAGTTGCAGACCGTAAAGTTGTTGAGGCATTAACCAATGCAGCAGTTCTTACTGAAGAAAACATTCCTGTAAAAGAGGGGATCACCCTTACACTCGATGCCTTTTATTCTGGGGTTCTCGAATTTCCACATCAGCTTTATAAAAAGGCTGGAGTTGTTGCAGTAGACATGGAAAACTCGGCTTTATTCGTTATAGCTAGTATAAAAGGGGTACAAGCTGGAGCGATTCTAGCCATTGATGGCTATGCGGATGCAGAGCTTCGTGAGGAATACAATCCACACAATGACTTGGTTTCACATGCGGTGGAAGCAGAAATGCAAATAGCCCTGGATGCTATTACAGCATTATAA
- a CDS encoding sulfite oxidase-like oxidoreductase gives MNKAERIKRTRVPAVDPKSTKRLPPGQALTERFPILHEGDVPVYDLEKWDLKVFGEIDKEVVLSYGQIKQMPQTTITVDIHCVTRWSRFDNGFTGVRFGDFLKEIGVTPKSKYVMLHADHDYTANIPLKDLLQEDVLLAHSFEGEPLTEKHGWPLRLVVPHLYFWKSVKWIRGIEFIDENKPGFWEQNGFHINGDPFKEERFSGDDLPIPEDEWERKDFD, from the coding sequence ATGAATAAAGCAGAAAGAATTAAACGAACGAGAGTTCCGGCAGTTGATCCTAAGAGTACAAAACGTCTTCCGCCTGGTCAGGCATTAACAGAACGTTTCCCGATCCTACATGAAGGAGACGTGCCCGTTTATGATCTGGAAAAATGGGATTTAAAAGTGTTCGGAGAAATCGACAAAGAGGTGGTTCTCTCTTATGGTCAAATCAAACAAATGCCACAGACGACCATCACCGTGGACATCCACTGTGTAACGCGCTGGTCTCGTTTTGACAATGGCTTTACCGGTGTAAGATTCGGTGATTTCCTTAAGGAAATTGGTGTGACTCCTAAAAGCAAGTATGTAATGCTGCATGCGGATCATGATTATACAGCCAATATTCCTTTGAAGGATCTGCTTCAAGAAGATGTTCTTCTAGCACATTCGTTTGAAGGAGAGCCGTTAACAGAAAAGCATGGCTGGCCGCTAAGGCTGGTCGTACCGCATCTTTATTTTTGGAAAAGTGTAAAATGGATCCGCGGAATTGAATTTATTGATGAAAACAAGCCAGGGTTCTGGGAGCAAAACGGATTTCATATTAATGGTGATCCGTTTAAAGAAGAAAGGTTCTCAGGAGATGACCTGCCAATACCAGAAGATGAATGGGAGCGAAAAGACTTTGACTAA